Proteins encoded by one window of Cloeon dipterum chromosome 2, ieCloDipt1.1, whole genome shotgun sequence:
- the LOC135936979 gene encoding small ribosomal subunit protein uS12, with protein sequence MGKPRGLRTARKHVNHRRDQRWADKDYKKAHLGTRWKANPFGGASHAKGIVLEKVGVEAKQPNSAIRKCVRVQLIKNGKKITAFVPRDGCLNYIEENDEVMVAGFGRKGHAVGDIPGVRFKVVKVANVSLLALYKEKKERPRS encoded by the exons ATGG GCAAGCCCAGAGGTTTGAGAACCGCGAGAAAGCACGTGAACCACCGCAGGGACCAGCGATGGGCCGACAAAGACTACAAGAAGGCTCACTTGGGCACAAGGTGGAAGGCCAATCCCTTCGGAGGCGCTTCTCACGCCAAGGGAATCGTCTTGGAAAAAGT TGGTGTCGAAGCCAAGCAGCCTAACTCTGCCATCCGCAAGTGCGTTAGGGTGCAATTGATAAAGAATGGTAAGAAGATCACGGCCTTCGTGCCCAGGGATGGCTGCCTCAACTACATCGAGGAGAACGATGAGGTGATGGTGGCTGGATTCGGGCGTAAGGGCCACGCCGTCGGTGATATTCCCG GCGTCCGTTTCAAGGTGGTTAAGGTGGCTAACGTTTCGCTCTTGGCTTTGTACAAGGAGAAGAAGGAGCGACCTAGATCATAA